One genomic segment of Rhizorhabdus phycosphaerae includes these proteins:
- a CDS encoding class I adenylate-forming enzyme family protein, whose protein sequence is MSYPVRTAQIPQNYVSMTALGSVRATALRDPARKAVVCGDRTLSYGTLVDRSERLRDAAITTLGLTKGQNGAIVARNCIEYIEVALGLPDAGVALATVNPRFTPSEIKAVVESAEAKVIFTDSETAPAVRAAGFDPSIPIIEFGEEYEALIASPPKPESLPVIEEWDVWTIPFTSGTTGLPKGVLLSHRSRLLFGLISAAEFGCFGPDDSFLVVTALAFGGGLAYPLASLASGGWFEILDRFDAKTTLAKLKSGDFTGIFLVPTHFQMIFELPADILAAYRHPKIRSIISSAAALPQAMKEKIVDFFGNDVLHELYSSTEMGVVCNLRPRFQLLKDRCVGTPEPHARVSIRREDGSECDPEEVGELWVSSPTLFNGYYNRPEETAQASKDGWVSVGDLAKRDADGFLYIVDRKKDMVITGGVNVYPREIEEVLVRHPDILEVAVIGLPDERWGERLLTVAVPREGRSLSAADITVFCEGKIASFKIPKELALIDELPRNANGKVLKTELRKHFMSQSA, encoded by the coding sequence ATGAGCTATCCGGTCCGTACCGCGCAAATTCCCCAGAACTACGTGTCCATGACGGCGCTGGGGTCGGTTCGCGCCACCGCTCTACGCGACCCCGCCCGCAAGGCGGTGGTGTGCGGGGATCGGACGCTCAGCTACGGCACGCTCGTCGACCGGTCGGAACGACTGCGGGATGCGGCGATCACGACGCTAGGCCTGACCAAGGGCCAGAACGGCGCCATCGTCGCGCGCAACTGCATCGAATATATCGAGGTGGCGCTCGGCCTTCCCGATGCCGGCGTCGCGCTGGCCACGGTCAACCCGCGTTTCACGCCCAGCGAGATCAAGGCGGTTGTCGAAAGCGCCGAAGCCAAGGTCATCTTCACCGATAGCGAAACGGCGCCGGCCGTCCGCGCAGCAGGCTTCGACCCGTCGATCCCCATCATCGAATTCGGTGAGGAATATGAGGCGCTGATCGCATCGCCGCCGAAGCCGGAAAGCCTGCCCGTCATCGAAGAATGGGACGTCTGGACCATCCCGTTCACATCCGGCACGACGGGGCTGCCGAAAGGCGTACTGCTCTCCCACCGTTCGCGCCTGCTCTTCGGCCTGATCAGTGCCGCCGAGTTCGGATGCTTCGGCCCGGATGACAGCTTCCTTGTGGTTACCGCCCTGGCCTTCGGCGGCGGCCTGGCCTATCCGCTGGCCTCGTTGGCATCGGGCGGCTGGTTCGAGATACTCGACCGCTTCGACGCGAAGACGACGCTCGCCAAGCTCAAAAGCGGCGACTTCACCGGGATCTTCCTGGTTCCCACCCATTTCCAGATGATCTTCGAACTGCCGGCCGACATATTGGCGGCCTATCGCCACCCGAAAATCCGGTCGATCATTTCCAGCGCCGCAGCCTTGCCCCAGGCAATGAAGGAAAAGATCGTCGACTTTTTCGGCAACGACGTGCTGCACGAATTGTACAGTTCGACCGAGATGGGCGTGGTCTGCAACCTGCGTCCGCGCTTCCAGTTGCTCAAGGACCGGTGCGTTGGCACTCCCGAGCCGCACGCCCGCGTCAGTATCCGCCGCGAGGACGGCAGCGAATGCGACCCGGAAGAAGTCGGCGAGCTCTGGGTGTCCTCGCCCACGCTCTTCAACGGCTATTATAATCGGCCGGAGGAAACAGCCCAGGCGAGCAAGGATGGCTGGGTGAGCGTCGGTGACCTTGCCAAGCGCGATGCGGACGGGTTTCTCTATATCGTCGACCGCAAGAAGGACATGGTCATCACCGGTGGCGTGAATGTCTATCCGCGCGAGATCGAGGAGGTGCTCGTCAGGCACCCCGACATCCTTGAAGTCGCCGTGATCGGGCTTCCCGACGAGCGCTGGGGCGAGCGGCTGCTGACCGTCGCCGTGCCCCGCGAGGGTCGCTCGCTGAGTGCCGCCGATATCACGGTATTCTGCGAGGGCAAGATCGCGTCGTTCAAGATCCCGAAGGAACTGGCACTGATCGACGAACTACCGCGCAACGCCAACGGCAAGGTGCTGAAGACGGAGTTGCGCAAGCATTTCATGTCGCAGTCCGCATGA
- a CDS encoding alpha/beta fold hydrolase: MAEPAPDFRCGATLQRGYLDLRDGQMHFVRRQGCGVPIVLLHQTASSSRMWTKVMERLLAPQPLWALDTPGFGASFDPVQDPTMADYTRWLAEAIDQLAGSGRVHLVGHHTGAAIALAYAAARPERTQSLTLFGPAALTQEERNHYASRLGAPFRPNRSGAYLLKNWEYLRVGGADRDIDLLHREMIDMLRGWASRPHAYRAVWEQDVAAQLGSLTCPLHLISSPDDLLFGLFNRTCAVRPDAQVTILSGGANFAPDLKADEVASALDASGFYGEAALTCEQ; this comes from the coding sequence ATGGCTGAGCCCGCCCCCGATTTTCGTTGCGGGGCTACCCTGCAGCGCGGCTATCTCGATCTTCGCGATGGGCAGATGCACTTCGTGCGCCGCCAGGGCTGCGGCGTTCCGATCGTGCTTCTGCATCAAACGGCGAGTTCGTCACGGATGTGGACGAAGGTCATGGAACGCCTGCTGGCTCCGCAGCCGCTATGGGCTCTGGACACGCCCGGCTTCGGCGCCAGTTTCGACCCGGTACAGGATCCGACGATGGCCGACTATACGCGATGGCTCGCCGAGGCGATCGATCAGCTCGCCGGCTCCGGACGGGTCCATCTGGTCGGGCATCACACCGGTGCGGCGATCGCGCTGGCCTATGCCGCGGCCCGCCCGGAAAGAACGCAGAGCCTTACGCTGTTCGGACCGGCTGCCCTCACGCAGGAAGAGCGGAACCATTATGCCAGTCGCCTCGGGGCGCCATTTCGTCCCAATCGAAGCGGCGCATATCTTCTCAAGAACTGGGAATATCTCCGGGTCGGCGGGGCGGACCGGGACATCGACCTGCTGCATCGGGAGATGATCGACATGCTGCGGGGCTGGGCATCTCGGCCCCATGCCTATCGGGCTGTCTGGGAGCAGGATGTCGCCGCGCAGCTCGGTTCCCTGACTTGCCCACTGCATCTGATCAGTTCTCCGGACGATCTGCTATTCGGCCTGTTCAATCGGACCTGTGCGGTCCGTCCGGATGCGCAGGTCACAATCTTGAGCGGGGGTGCCAATTTTGCGCCCGACCTCAAAGCCGACGAGGTCGCGTCGGCGCTCGACGCCAGCGGCTTCTACGGAGAAGCAGCGCTGACGTGCGAGCAGTGA
- a CDS encoding cysteine hydrolase family protein, with translation MSDLPIAPRLDSSTALIIVDMQEGFLRDDAAMARLGFNLGLLREALDPCVQLLEAARNAGALVVFTRYVYKPDYSDGAIMIELNPGLKAEGALKAGEWEVEISPALAPRAGEAIIDKSKPSAFYGTDMDQVLEKNGIERVIVCGITTNCCVESTVRDASHRDYQTWLVTDAVAESARDRHDYAIQCMTMLFARGTTVAEVCAASA, from the coding sequence ATGTCCGACCTTCCGATCGCGCCCCGTCTCGACTCCAGCACGGCGTTGATCATCGTCGATATGCAGGAGGGTTTCCTGCGGGACGACGCGGCAATGGCGCGCCTCGGCTTCAATCTCGGCCTTTTGAGAGAGGCTCTCGATCCGTGTGTCCAGCTTCTCGAAGCAGCGCGCAACGCCGGAGCGCTCGTCGTCTTCACGCGCTACGTCTACAAGCCCGACTATTCCGACGGGGCGATCATGATCGAGCTCAACCCGGGCCTCAAGGCCGAGGGAGCGCTGAAAGCCGGGGAATGGGAAGTGGAGATCAGCCCCGCCCTCGCGCCCCGAGCAGGCGAAGCCATCATCGACAAGAGCAAGCCGAGCGCCTTCTATGGAACCGACATGGACCAGGTTCTGGAGAAGAATGGCATAGAGCGGGTGATCGTCTGCGGCATCACCACCAATTGTTGCGTCGAAAGCACGGTGCGCGACGCCAGCCATCGCGACTATCAGACCTGGCTCGTGACCGACGCGGTCGCGGAGTCCGCGCGCGATCGGCACGACTATGCGATCCAGTGCATGACCATGCTTTTCGCCCGTGGGACGACAGTGGCCGAGGTCTGCGCCGCCTCTGCCTGA
- a CDS encoding IclR family transcriptional regulator has translation MTDDGSVKSASRVFEILELFDTCRLPLSATDVVRKLGWPQSSTVALLKTLVSLGYLAYDTFERTYLPTMRVALLGGWLFDALGPDRRLLEFIRTVGAETAETVSLSTQTDLEMQFLHVERGTKPLALTVSAGDRTALLTTVIGIVALSGRRDDMIARYVERANRRMRDPAYHADLRHVMEQVSVVRERGFGEGDSEFSTGVGALAWLLPPLPGGRRMVLSVAGAADMIRLEREHIIDSVTGAMRSFFDG, from the coding sequence ATGACCGATGATGGCAGCGTTAAATCCGCGTCGCGGGTCTTCGAAATTCTGGAGCTGTTCGACACATGTCGCCTGCCGCTCAGCGCCACCGATGTGGTGCGCAAATTGGGTTGGCCCCAATCGAGCACGGTTGCGTTGCTCAAGACGCTCGTCTCCTTGGGTTATCTCGCCTACGACACCTTCGAGCGCACCTATCTTCCGACCATGCGGGTGGCGCTGCTCGGTGGCTGGCTGTTCGATGCGCTCGGCCCTGACCGTCGATTGCTCGAGTTCATCAGGACGGTGGGCGCCGAGACGGCGGAAACCGTCTCGCTGTCCACGCAGACCGACCTCGAAATGCAGTTCCTGCATGTCGAGCGCGGCACCAAGCCGCTTGCGCTCACCGTCTCGGCCGGAGACCGGACCGCGCTGCTCACGACGGTGATCGGCATCGTGGCGCTGTCGGGGCGCAGGGACGACATGATCGCCCGCTATGTCGAACGCGCCAACCGGAGAATGCGCGATCCCGCCTATCATGCCGACCTGCGGCACGTGATGGAGCAGGTGTCCGTGGTGCGCGAACGCGGTTTTGGCGAGGGGGACAGCGAATTTTCGACCGGGGTAGGGGCCCTTGCCTGGCTGCTGCCTCCCCTTCCGGGCGGGCGGCGCATGGTCCTCTCGGTGGCGGGCGCTGCGGACATGATCCGGCTTGAGCGCGAACACATCATCGACAGCGTCACAGGCGCAATGAGGAGCTTTTTCGATGGCTGA
- a CDS encoding class I SAM-dependent methyltransferase, producing the protein MATGALNPGKQLEHGILAMPTNEEESRQLFVTSLKFHLATKVAPGNKLAYEQRALPAFVKERGSEPANRHEIRHLMDNDPYFRMWGAMQRTSQEMMWHSVQLSVERQNADIQNRGNAVAAPLGSLTLHPEMPVPAYVSAVDIHCMPGNYHGEYQQDDLANGAVYDRAVWLYVMGRMGPLNDDMGQSLSSYLQQNRPDFKPKRILDMGCGVGHSTLPYADKFPEAELHGIDVGAPMLRYAHARAESLGKRVHYSQQNAEATDFPDGHFDLIVSHILVHETSHKAIRNIMKEAYRLLAPGGLLVHLETPPYGAMSEFDAFLLDWDTRNNNEPFWGGSHELDPSELAEISGFGADAAFEHLQPSAFEEAAQRRTQKFQAGDFGGGGAWYLWGAEKKA; encoded by the coding sequence ATGGCTACCGGCGCCCTGAACCCCGGCAAACAGCTCGAACATGGCATACTCGCAATGCCGACGAATGAAGAGGAGAGCCGCCAGCTCTTCGTCACGTCGCTAAAATTCCACCTGGCTACGAAAGTGGCTCCCGGCAACAAGCTGGCATACGAGCAGCGCGCCCTCCCGGCTTTCGTGAAAGAGCGGGGCAGCGAACCGGCCAATCGACACGAGATCCGTCACCTCATGGACAACGACCCCTATTTCCGGATGTGGGGTGCCATGCAGCGGACCAGCCAGGAAATGATGTGGCATTCGGTCCAGTTGTCCGTCGAGCGGCAGAACGCCGATATCCAGAACCGTGGCAATGCGGTGGCTGCACCTTTGGGTTCGCTGACACTCCATCCGGAGATGCCGGTTCCCGCTTATGTCAGCGCGGTCGACATCCACTGCATGCCCGGCAACTATCACGGCGAGTATCAGCAGGACGACCTCGCCAACGGTGCGGTCTATGATCGCGCGGTATGGCTGTACGTGATGGGCCGCATGGGGCCGCTCAACGACGACATGGGCCAGTCGCTGTCTAGCTATCTCCAGCAGAATCGCCCCGATTTCAAGCCGAAGCGGATCCTCGACATGGGCTGCGGCGTCGGCCACTCGACGCTGCCTTATGCCGACAAATTCCCGGAGGCGGAACTGCACGGCATCGACGTCGGGGCCCCGATGCTCCGCTACGCGCATGCCCGCGCGGAATCGCTCGGCAAGCGGGTGCACTACAGCCAGCAGAACGCCGAAGCGACGGACTTCCCCGACGGCCATTTCGACCTCATCGTCAGCCATATCCTGGTCCACGAGACCAGCCACAAGGCGATCCGCAACATCATGAAGGAGGCCTATCGCCTTCTCGCGCCGGGCGGCCTGCTGGTCCATCTCGAAACCCCGCCCTATGGCGCGATGAGCGAGTTCGATGCTTTCCTGCTCGATTGGGACACGCGCAACAACAACGAACCCTTCTGGGGCGGCAGCCACGAACTCGACCCCTCGGAACTGGCGGAGATCAGCGGCTTTGGCGCCGACGCGGCCTTCGAACATCTCCAGCCATCCGCCTTCGAGGAAGCCGCCCAACGACGGACGCAGAAATTCCAGGCCGGCGACTTTGGCGGTGGCGGCGCCTGGTATCTGTGGGGCGCGGAGAAGAAGGCATGA
- a CDS encoding isocitrate lyase/PEP mutase family protein has translation MAETPSITPTLAQRIAAPELLIVPGVHDMIAARLARKVGFDVLYGSGFWLTASAHGIPDAGIVGYAEMHERIARLVKVSEATVIADADTGYGGLLNVHHTVRGFEEAGAAAIQIEDQVFPKKCGHTPNRQVVSAEEMADKIRVACEARRSPDTLIIARTDSRESEGLSRSIDRAQLYAEAGADMLFVEALHDVDEMRTACREIVAPMMANMSNGGYTPMLGAAELLDIGYAAAIYPALSGLASTHAIEHAYQELMDKGDPRPSQVGLADFRGFCEMIGFPEVWAFDAKWARQ, from the coding sequence ATGGCAGAAACGCCCTCTATCACCCCCACCCTCGCCCAACGGATCGCAGCGCCGGAGCTGCTGATCGTTCCCGGCGTCCACGACATGATCGCGGCGCGGCTGGCGCGAAAGGTCGGGTTCGATGTCCTTTATGGCAGCGGCTTCTGGCTCACGGCTTCGGCGCACGGCATTCCCGACGCCGGCATCGTTGGCTATGCCGAAATGCACGAACGCATCGCCCGCCTGGTCAAGGTCAGCGAAGCCACGGTGATCGCCGACGCCGATACCGGCTATGGCGGCCTGTTGAACGTCCACCACACGGTTCGTGGTTTCGAAGAAGCCGGCGCGGCCGCGATCCAGATCGAAGACCAGGTGTTTCCCAAGAAGTGCGGGCATACGCCGAACCGGCAGGTCGTGTCGGCGGAAGAGATGGCGGACAAGATCCGGGTCGCCTGCGAAGCACGACGAAGCCCCGACACGTTGATCATCGCGCGGACGGACTCGCGCGAAAGCGAAGGACTCTCGCGCTCCATCGATCGTGCCCAGCTTTACGCGGAAGCCGGTGCGGACATGCTGTTCGTGGAGGCGCTGCACGATGTCGACGAAATGCGAACGGCCTGCCGCGAGATCGTGGCGCCGATGATGGCCAACATGTCCAACGGCGGCTACACGCCGATGCTCGGCGCAGCGGAGTTGCTCGACATCGGCTATGCTGCAGCCATCTATCCAGCGCTCAGCGGGCTGGCCTCGACCCATGCGATCGAACACGCCTATCAGGAACTGATGGACAAGGGTGATCCGCGGCCATCGCAGGTCGGCCTCGCCGACTTTCGAGGTTTTTGCGAAATGATCGGTTTTCCCGAGGTCTGGGCATTCGACGCAAAGTGGGCGCGACAATAA
- a CDS encoding LLM class flavin-dependent oxidoreductase, which produces MTTTVALENLRFGIFLPPIHMNHENPTLCIDRDMKVVEHLDALGFHEAWIGEHHSGGGELIASPELFIAVMAERTRSIRLGTGVNSLPYHHPMILADRWMQLHHMTRGRVMFGCGPGSLPSDAKMMGIPVSKQRDRMEEALACITALMRGETVSYSCEWFTLENASLQMRPYNNEPVEISTACVVSPSGPMAAGRYGTSMMTISATSPAAMEAAERNWNIACDIATAHGHKMDRRQWRMVGFAHIAESREQARRDMEYGLKDWIDYYKTIGTLPIVPEEHMDDPVTYMIDTGLAAIGTPDDVVEQIEKLWNASGGGFGSYLICDLNWAPFEAKLKSYELFARYVMPRINNMNRQRDVQHDWIKAEHAGFKSSQEAAMQAQFKKLEALQKDIGKQA; this is translated from the coding sequence ATGACCACGACCGTCGCGCTCGAAAATCTTCGCTTCGGCATCTTTCTGCCGCCCATTCACATGAACCACGAGAATCCTACGCTTTGTATCGATCGCGACATGAAGGTCGTCGAGCATCTCGACGCGCTGGGCTTCCACGAGGCGTGGATTGGTGAGCATCATTCGGGCGGCGGCGAGCTTATCGCTTCGCCGGAATTGTTCATTGCCGTCATGGCGGAACGGACGCGCTCGATCCGGCTGGGAACGGGCGTCAATTCCCTGCCTTATCATCATCCGATGATCCTCGCAGATCGCTGGATGCAGTTGCATCACATGACGCGCGGCCGCGTCATGTTCGGCTGCGGTCCGGGATCGCTGCCGTCCGATGCCAAGATGATGGGCATCCCCGTCAGCAAGCAGCGCGACCGGATGGAAGAGGCGCTGGCCTGCATCACCGCACTGATGCGCGGCGAGACGGTGAGCTATTCCTGCGAGTGGTTCACGCTGGAAAATGCGAGCCTGCAGATGCGGCCCTATAATAATGAGCCGGTCGAGATCAGCACCGCCTGCGTCGTGTCCCCGTCCGGCCCGATGGCCGCTGGTCGCTATGGCACATCGATGATGACGATCAGCGCGACGTCGCCCGCCGCAATGGAGGCTGCCGAGCGGAACTGGAACATCGCCTGCGACATCGCGACGGCGCACGGCCATAAGATGGATCGCCGGCAGTGGCGGATGGTGGGATTCGCCCATATTGCCGAGAGCCGCGAGCAGGCCCGGCGCGATATGGAATATGGGCTGAAGGACTGGATCGACTATTACAAGACGATCGGCACGCTTCCGATCGTCCCCGAAGAGCATATGGACGATCCCGTAACCTATATGATCGATACCGGGCTCGCCGCAATCGGTACCCCGGACGATGTCGTCGAGCAAATCGAGAAACTGTGGAACGCCAGCGGTGGTGGTTTCGGCTCCTACCTTATCTGCGACCTCAACTGGGCGCCGTTCGAGGCGAAGCTGAAGTCCTACGAGCTGTTTGCCCGCTATGTGATGCCGCGGATCAACAATATGAACCGGCAGCGCGATGTTCAGCACGACTGGATCAAGGCGGAGCATGCCGGTTTCAAATCGTCGCAGGAAGCGGCGATGCAGGCCCAGTTCAAGAAGCTGGAAGCGCTGCAGAAGGACATCGGCAAGCAGGCGTGA
- a CDS encoding alpha/beta fold hydrolase has protein sequence MTSIRKGYADSRDGQIHYRTAGAADAPALLFLHQTASSGAMYEKVMALMADRRRCVAFDTPGFGGSFAPAGQTSLRYYAERLIEAADALGVDRFDLCGHHTGGCIALEIADLVGTRLRSLTLIGPVIASAAEREEFSRTFTEPFSVSADGSHLQTAWDYLVTIGAHQTVALHQREMIDHLIGVEAMPKAFSAVWKQNSEALLSAVSVPLLLMISDDDALWPLFHHATELRPDAEVAMVKGMDFQPDVDPEGVAQSLARFLDRAG, from the coding sequence TTGACCAGCATCAGAAAGGGCTATGCGGACAGCCGCGACGGCCAGATCCACTATCGGACTGCGGGCGCAGCGGACGCGCCCGCGCTGCTCTTTCTTCACCAGACCGCCAGTTCGGGTGCAATGTACGAGAAGGTCATGGCCTTGATGGCGGATCGCCGCCGCTGCGTGGCCTTCGATACGCCCGGCTTCGGCGGTTCCTTCGCACCGGCGGGCCAGACCTCGCTGCGCTATTATGCCGAGCGGCTGATCGAGGCGGCCGACGCACTGGGCGTCGATCGCTTCGATTTGTGCGGGCATCATACCGGCGGGTGCATTGCGCTCGAGATTGCCGATCTTGTCGGAACAAGGCTGCGCAGCCTCACGCTGATCGGTCCGGTGATTGCGTCGGCGGCCGAGCGGGAAGAATTCAGCCGAACCTTCACCGAGCCATTTTCGGTCTCGGCGGACGGCAGCCACTTGCAGACGGCCTGGGACTATCTCGTCACCATCGGCGCGCACCAGACGGTCGCCCTGCACCAACGAGAAATGATCGACCATCTGATCGGCGTCGAGGCGATGCCCAAGGCCTTCTCGGCAGTGTGGAAGCAGAACTCCGAGGCACTGCTCTCGGCCGTGTCGGTTCCGCTTCTTCTGATGATTTCGGACGACGATGCGCTCTGGCCGCTCTTCCACCATGCCACGGAGCTTCGCCCGGATGCAGAGGTAGCCATGGTCAAAGGCATGGATTTCCAACCCGATGTCGATCCCGAAGGGGTGGCGCAGAGCCTGGCCCGATTCCTCGACCGCGCCGGATAA
- a CDS encoding amidohydrolase family protein — translation MSGGYIDIVCNIFTPEAVVGGMTGIDDAFKAKVRMDPAMRDGITIEDYLRRMDAAGIERSLLIAVRAGDLNVRLSWEVPYEMIAEICQRYPDRFSGLAGIDQTRGMKGLRELEQAVNDYGFVGAHWYPHWFGCPPDAPQIYPYYAKCCELDIPIMMQVGQNLVYSSERRLPSVARPILLDQVAIDFPELVLIGIHVGVPWTEEMISMCWKHDNVYTAGDAYAPKHWPQSYVHYANTYGREKVLFGTDFPVIDPIRGVQEVDALGFRPESHRLLMRENALRIFKKIPR, via the coding sequence ATGAGCGGCGGCTATATCGACATCGTCTGCAATATCTTCACGCCGGAGGCGGTGGTCGGCGGCATGACCGGCATCGACGATGCCTTCAAAGCCAAGGTCCGGATGGACCCGGCCATGCGCGACGGGATCACGATCGAAGATTATCTGCGGCGGATGGACGCGGCCGGGATCGAACGCTCACTGCTCATCGCCGTCCGGGCCGGCGACCTGAACGTGCGCCTGTCATGGGAAGTACCCTATGAGATGATCGCGGAGATCTGCCAGCGCTATCCCGACCGGTTTTCGGGCCTGGCCGGGATCGACCAGACCCGCGGCATGAAGGGCCTCCGCGAACTGGAGCAAGCCGTCAACGATTATGGCTTCGTCGGCGCTCACTGGTATCCGCACTGGTTCGGCTGCCCGCCCGATGCTCCGCAGATCTATCCCTATTATGCCAAGTGCTGCGAACTCGACATTCCGATCATGATGCAGGTCGGGCAGAACCTGGTCTACTCCAGCGAACGGCGGCTGCCTTCGGTCGCCCGTCCCATCCTGCTCGACCAGGTCGCGATCGACTTTCCAGAACTCGTTCTGATCGGCATCCACGTCGGTGTTCCGTGGACCGAAGAGATGATCTCAATGTGCTGGAAGCACGACAATGTCTACACGGCGGGCGACGCCTATGCGCCGAAGCACTGGCCGCAATCCTATGTCCATTATGCGAACACCTATGGGCGCGAGAAGGTGCTGTTCGGCACGGACTTTCCCGTGATCGACCCGATCCGGGGCGTGCAGGAAGTCGATGCGCTGGGCTTCCGCCCGGAATCGCACCGGCTTCTGATGCGCGAGAACGCGCTACGCATCTTCAAGAAAATCCCACGCTGA